One Syntrophorhabdaceae bacterium DNA window includes the following coding sequences:
- the clpB gene encoding ATP-dependent chaperone ClpB, whose protein sequence is MNWEKLTIKAQEAIQEAQKKAESLGQQSIENEHLLFALVSQKDGIIRPILDKLGAKYDIIARDLERELAKIPRVEGASQTYISSRFKQTLDTAFTEAERLKDEFVSTEHLLIGIADGKDGPAAGTLKIYGVTKDSIYTVLKDLRGTQRVTDQAPEEKYQALQRYCRDLTEEARKGKLDPVIGRDEEVRRVMQVLSRRTKNNPVIIGEPGVGKTAIAEGLAQRIISGDIPETLKNKRVLSLDLGSLLAGAKYRGEFEDRLKAVLKEIDEAAGTVILFIDELHTIVGAGGAQGSVDASNMLKPALARGELRCIGATTLDEYRKYIEKDAALERRFQPIYVGEPSVEETIAILRGLKERYELHHGVRIKDPALIAAATLSHRYITDRFLPDKAIDLIDEASSRLRMEIDSVPTEIDEIERKMTQSQIEIEALKKEKDEASKERSKKLQDELAGQKNEVEGKRRHWEQEKALITGISETKEKIDQARTQADDLERKGDFGKVAEIRYGTISTLEQELKQRNDDLAALQKGKKMLKEEVDEEDIARVVSKWTGIPVSKMLEGEMDKLVHMEENIHRRVIGQDEAIGAVANTIRRARAGLQDPNRPLGSFLFLGPTGVGKTELARALAEFLFDDEQAIVRIDMSEFMEKHSVSRLIGAPPGYVGYEEGGYLTEAVRRRPYSIILLDEVEKAHPEVFNVLLQVLDDGRLTDGQGRTVDFKNSVIIMTSNIGSQWITDLTDRDYDEMKDRVSEAVKAHFKPEFVNRIDDIIIFRSLSAENIKEIVKLQLDIMAKRALERNIELVFTDKLREMISTEGYDPAYGARPLKRLIQKKIQDALALLILKGEVGEGNSVKVDVDGKGSVVFRK, encoded by the coding sequence ATGAACTGGGAAAAATTGACCATCAAGGCCCAGGAAGCCATTCAGGAGGCTCAGAAGAAGGCTGAATCGCTGGGTCAGCAGAGCATCGAGAATGAACACCTGCTCTTTGCCCTTGTCTCACAGAAGGACGGGATCATACGGCCCATACTCGATAAGCTCGGGGCTAAGTACGACATAATCGCCCGCGATCTGGAGCGGGAACTCGCGAAGATACCCCGTGTCGAAGGCGCGAGTCAGACCTACATCTCGTCGCGCTTCAAGCAAACCCTCGACACGGCGTTCACCGAGGCCGAAAGGCTCAAGGACGAGTTCGTGAGCACCGAACATCTCCTCATCGGCATAGCCGACGGAAAAGATGGACCGGCGGCGGGGACCCTGAAGATATACGGCGTAACAAAGGACAGCATCTACACCGTCCTCAAGGACTTAAGGGGTACCCAGCGCGTGACCGACCAGGCCCCGGAGGAAAAATATCAGGCCCTCCAGCGCTACTGCCGCGACTTGACGGAAGAGGCACGCAAGGGCAAACTTGATCCCGTCATCGGCCGAGATGAGGAGGTCCGCAGGGTCATGCAGGTCCTTTCGCGCAGGACCAAGAACAACCCTGTCATCATAGGCGAGCCCGGCGTGGGCAAAACGGCCATCGCGGAAGGTCTCGCTCAACGCATCATATCGGGCGACATCCCGGAGACACTCAAGAACAAGCGCGTCCTTTCCCTCGACCTGGGGTCGCTGCTGGCGGGAGCGAAATACCGCGGCGAGTTCGAGGACAGGCTGAAGGCTGTCCTCAAGGAGATCGACGAGGCGGCGGGAACGGTCATTCTCTTCATCGATGAACTGCACACCATCGTCGGCGCCGGCGGAGCCCAGGGCTCCGTCGATGCGTCCAACATGCTCAAGCCGGCACTGGCGCGGGGAGAACTGCGCTGCATCGGGGCCACAACGCTCGACGAATACCGCAAATATATAGAAAAGGATGCCGCCCTCGAGAGACGTTTCCAGCCCATCTACGTCGGGGAACCTTCCGTGGAGGAGACGATCGCCATCCTGCGCGGCCTCAAGGAAAGATACGAACTCCACCACGGTGTGCGCATCAAGGACCCGGCACTCATTGCGGCGGCAACGCTCTCGCACCGCTATATCACCGACCGGTTCCTCCCGGACAAGGCAATCGACCTCATTGATGAGGCCTCATCGAGGCTCCGCATGGAAATAGACAGCGTCCCCACGGAGATCGACGAGATCGAACGGAAAATGACCCAGTCCCAGATCGAGATAGAGGCGCTGAAGAAGGAAAAGGACGAGGCATCAAAAGAGCGCAGCAAAAAGCTTCAGGATGAACTTGCGGGTCAGAAAAATGAAGTGGAAGGGAAGCGCAGGCACTGGGAACAGGAAAAGGCCCTCATCACAGGCATTTCCGAGACAAAGGAAAAGATAGACCAGGCACGAACACAGGCGGACGACCTCGAGCGCAAGGGCGATTTCGGAAAGGTCGCGGAGATACGCTATGGCACCATATCCACTCTGGAGCAGGAATTGAAACAGAGGAACGACGACCTTGCCGCCCTCCAGAAGGGCAAGAAAATGCTCAAGGAGGAGGTCGATGAGGAAGACATAGCCCGGGTCGTTTCCAAGTGGACGGGCATCCCCGTTTCCAAAATGCTCGAGGGAGAGATGGATAAGCTCGTGCACATGGAAGAAAACATCCATCGGCGTGTCATCGGGCAGGATGAGGCCATCGGCGCCGTCGCGAACACCATCCGGCGCGCGCGGGCAGGTCTCCAGGATCCCAACCGGCCGCTGGGGTCATTTCTTTTCCTCGGCCCCACGGGCGTGGGCAAGACCGAGCTGGCCCGGGCGCTGGCCGAATTCCTCTTCGACGACGAGCAGGCCATCGTCCGCATCGACATGAGTGAATTCATGGAAAAGCATTCCGTGTCCCGTCTCATCGGGGCCCCGCCGGGATACGTGGGATACGAGGAAGGCGGCTACCTCACCGAGGCGGTCCGCAGGCGCCCCTATTCCATCATCCTCCTCGACGAGGTGGAGAAGGCCCACCCCGAGGTCTTTAACGTACTCCTCCAGGTCCTCGATGACGGCCGCCTCACCGACGGCCAGGGACGCACGGTGGATTTCAAGAACTCCGTCATCATCATGACATCCAACATCGGCAGCCAGTGGATAACGGACCTCACAGACAGAGACTACGACGAGATGAAGGATCGCGTCAGCGAGGCGGTGAAGGCCCACTTCAAACCGGAGTTCGTCAACCGCATCGACGATATCATCATCTTCAGGAGCCTGTCCGCTGAGAATATAAAAGAGATCGTGAAACTCCAGCTCGACATCATGGCAAAACGGGCCCTGGAACGCAATATCGAGCTCGTCTTCACCGACAAGCTCAGGGAAATGATCTCCACAGAGGGCTACGATCCGGCCTACGGCGCACGACCACTGAAGCGCCTTATCCAGAAAAAGATCCAGGACGCTCTTGCGCTCCTGATCCTCAAGGGTGAGGTCGGGGAGGGAAACAGCGTAAAGGTCGATGTGGACGGAAAAGGCAGCGTGGTCTTCAGGAAATAG
- a CDS encoding thaumatin family protein: MVSRKGFVLSTIFVVAFLTLLTVPLYAQRTGPRGAPKMVKQTAGNTRNVTFVNNCKVDVWWAVITSDKGKDCGSGFFAMPGNGGEKLAKQGGRQTITVNLEKGCGNNMVWSGNFYPRTGCDFKNSTVGLCETGGCGDQLHCKSGVGGTPPKALAEFRFDQNGNDFYDLSLVDGFNLPIRIKPTAIIRNPRSDKYGCGASACTFNFAQENSVKDETHCLNDLKVRDAKGTLVGCTSACQAFDAGHADRMANSKYCCTGSYFGPVNRSDAGNCKSTTYSDFFKRKCPDAYAWPQDDNNSTFSCVATAYEVTFCP; the protein is encoded by the coding sequence ATGGTGTCCAGGAAGGGGTTCGTGCTGTCAACTATTTTTGTCGTCGCTTTTTTGACGCTCCTTACGGTCCCGCTTTACGCTCAGCGCACCGGACCTCGCGGTGCCCCAAAGATGGTCAAACAGACGGCGGGGAACACACGGAACGTAACATTCGTTAACAACTGCAAGGTGGACGTCTGGTGGGCGGTCATAACGAGCGACAAAGGCAAGGATTGTGGAAGCGGCTTCTTCGCCATGCCCGGCAACGGCGGCGAAAAGCTGGCCAAGCAGGGCGGCCGTCAGACCATCACCGTCAATCTCGAAAAGGGATGCGGCAACAACATGGTTTGGAGCGGCAATTTTTATCCCCGCACCGGCTGCGATTTCAAGAACAGCACCGTCGGGCTCTGCGAAACCGGTGGATGCGGCGACCAGCTGCACTGCAAGTCCGGCGTCGGCGGAACCCCTCCCAAGGCTCTCGCAGAATTCCGTTTCGACCAGAATGGCAACGATTTCTATGACCTGAGTCTTGTCGATGGCTTCAACCTTCCGATACGGATAAAACCGACCGCCATCATCAGAAACCCCCGGTCCGACAAATATGGCTGCGGCGCATCGGCATGTACCTTTAACTTTGCGCAGGAAAACAGTGTGAAGGACGAAACCCACTGTCTCAACGACCTGAAGGTCCGCGACGCGAAAGGCACCCTCGTGGGCTGCACCAGTGCCTGCCAGGCCTTTGACGCGGGTCATGCGGACAGAATGGCCAATTCGAAGTACTGCTGCACGGGAAGCTATTTCGGCCCCGTGAACCGCTCCGATGCCGGCAACTGCAAGTCCACGACCTATTCGGACTTCTTCAAGAGGAAATGTCCCGACGCATACGCATGGCCGCAGGATGACAACAACAGCACCTTTTCATGCGTAGCCACCGCATATGAGGTCACTTTCTGTCCATAG
- the thrS gene encoding threonine--tRNA ligase, giving the protein MDENLDIIRHSASHLMAQAVRDLYPGVRVAIGPSIETGFYYDFDYEPGFTDEDLAKIENRMHEIAAMNIPIERKIIKRQDAIAMFSEMGEPYKVELLEAIADDEVSIYTQGPFTDLCRGPHLESTGRIKAFKLLSLAGAYWRGDEHNKMLTRIYGTAFADRKALKEHLNFLEEVKKRDHRRIGKDLDLFSISDEVGAGLVIYHPKGALLRWFLEDFERREHLKRGYQFVVGPHILKLDMWKKSGHFENYRENMYFTKVDEVEYGIKPMNCLSHIMVYKSQVRSYRELPLRYFELGTVCRHEKSGVLHGLMRVREFTQDDAHIFLRPDQLHEEILAIIRFVQDVMAIFGFQFEMEISTRPSKSIGSDEDWERAEGALKEVLDSEGLPYDLNEGDGAFYGPKIDIKLKDALGRKWQCATIQCDFALPERFDLHYTDSDGLRKRPVMLHRVILGALERFMGVLIEHYGGKFPVWLAPVQVVVMSITDEQAPYVKNIADTLAREGVRVEKDLRNEKLSLKIRESVVKKIPYMVIAGKKEMESNTLTVRVRDGGELKDIGLEDFVGRVKDENITRR; this is encoded by the coding sequence ATGGACGAAAACCTCGACATAATACGTCACAGCGCGTCTCACCTTATGGCACAGGCGGTCAGGGATCTGTATCCCGGGGTCAGAGTTGCCATCGGCCCTTCCATAGAAACAGGATTCTATTATGATTTCGACTACGAGCCGGGCTTCACGGACGAGGATCTCGCAAAGATAGAAAACCGCATGCACGAGATCGCGGCCATGAACATCCCTATTGAGCGCAAGATCATCAAGCGGCAGGATGCCATAGCCATGTTCTCTGAAATGGGCGAGCCATACAAGGTGGAGCTTCTCGAAGCAATCGCAGACGACGAGGTCAGCATATATACTCAGGGTCCCTTCACCGACCTCTGCCGGGGACCTCATCTTGAGTCCACCGGCAGGATCAAGGCCTTCAAGCTCTTGAGCCTTGCAGGCGCATACTGGCGGGGCGACGAGCATAACAAGATGCTGACCCGCATCTACGGCACCGCCTTCGCCGACCGGAAAGCACTCAAGGAGCACCTGAATTTCCTCGAAGAGGTCAAAAAACGGGATCACAGAAGGATAGGGAAGGATCTTGACCTTTTCAGCATATCCGACGAGGTCGGAGCGGGACTCGTCATCTATCACCCCAAGGGCGCCCTTCTTCGCTGGTTCCTCGAGGATTTCGAACGCAGGGAGCACCTCAAGAGAGGCTACCAGTTCGTCGTCGGACCCCACATTCTGAAACTCGACATGTGGAAAAAGTCCGGCCATTTCGAGAACTACCGTGAAAACATGTACTTCACAAAAGTCGATGAGGTGGAATACGGCATCAAGCCCATGAATTGCCTCTCCCATATCATGGTCTATAAATCGCAGGTACGAAGCTATCGTGAGCTGCCGCTCAGATATTTTGAACTCGGTACTGTCTGCCGTCATGAAAAATCAGGTGTCCTTCACGGGCTTATGAGGGTCAGGGAATTCACCCAGGACGATGCCCATATCTTCCTTCGCCCCGACCAGCTCCACGAGGAGATCCTGGCGATCATCCGGTTCGTGCAGGATGTCATGGCCATCTTCGGTTTTCAGTTCGAGATGGAGATCAGTACCAGGCCGTCCAAATCAATCGGCAGCGATGAGGATTGGGAAAGGGCCGAAGGGGCGCTCAAGGAAGTCCTCGACAGCGAGGGCCTGCCCTACGACCTCAACGAGGGTGATGGTGCCTTCTACGGTCCCAAGATCGACATTAAGCTCAAGGACGCCCTGGGAAGAAAGTGGCAGTGTGCCACGATCCAGTGCGATTTTGCCCTTCCCGAACGTTTCGACCTCCATTATACCGATTCCGACGGCCTCAGGAAGCGGCCCGTCATGCTCCACCGGGTCATCCTCGGCGCCCTGGAGAGGTTCATGGGTGTTCTCATAGAGCACTACGGAGGCAAGTTCCCGGTGTGGCTCGCTCCTGTCCAGGTCGTAGTCATGAGCATCACCGACGAGCAGGCCCCCTACGTGAAAAATATAGCGGATACGCTCGCCCGCGAGGGTGTCCGGGTTGAAAAGGACCTGAGGAACGAAAAACTAAGTTTAAAAATCCGCGAAAGTGTGGTAAAGAAAATCCCCTATATGGTCATTGCGGGCAAGAAGGAAATGGAGAGTAATACTCTCACCGTCCGGGTTCGCGACGGCGGTGAGCTAAAAGATATCGGGCTTGAGGATTTTGTTGGCCGGGTAAAGGATGAAAATATAACCAGGAGGTGA
- the infC gene encoding translation initiation factor IF-3, whose amino-acid sequence MSLIAGKDFKDISVNEKIRVREVRLIDENGEQLGIVPTIDALRMAKERELDLVEVSGKSAPPVCKIMDYGKYKYQLAKKAQEANKKQSVIQIKEMKLGLKIEEHDFQFKMKHLRDFLEEGHKLKIIIMFRGREILHIDMGEKLAQKVIESLKDVGELEQKSRFDGRNIVMIFAPL is encoded by the coding sequence GTGAGCCTCATAGCGGGAAAAGACTTCAAGGACATCAGTGTCAACGAAAAGATCCGGGTTCGCGAGGTACGACTCATAGACGAAAACGGGGAACAGCTAGGCATCGTTCCAACCATAGATGCCTTAAGAATGGCCAAAGAACGTGAGCTTGATCTTGTGGAGGTGTCGGGAAAATCCGCACCGCCGGTCTGCAAGATCATGGATTACGGCAAGTACAAGTATCAGCTGGCAAAAAAGGCCCAGGAAGCAAACAAGAAACAGAGCGTGATCCAGATCAAGGAGATGAAGCTGGGACTCAAGATCGAGGAACACGACTTCCAGTTCAAGATGAAGCATCTGAGAGACTTTCTGGAAGAGGGCCATAAGTTGAAAATCATCATCATGTTCAGAGGAAGGGAGATACTCCACATCGACATGGGTGAAAAGCTGGCACAAAAAGTGATCGAATCACTGAAAGACGTAGGGGAATTGGAACAGAAATCCAGATTTGACGGCAGAAATATTGTAATGATTTTTGCCCCCCTGTAA
- the rpmI gene encoding 50S ribosomal protein L35 gives MPKIKTHRGLAKRVKVTAGGKIKRGKAFHSHLLSSKTPKMKRRLSKADTIHPADAKRIKSLIPYL, from the coding sequence ATGCCGAAGATAAAGACCCATCGGGGGCTGGCGAAGCGCGTGAAAGTAACGGCCGGCGGTAAGATCAAGCGCGGCAAGGCCTTTCACAGTCACCTTCTTTCTTCGAAAACACCGAAGATGAAGAGACGGCTTTCAAAGGCGGACACGATCCATCCCGCCGATGCAAAGAGAATCAAGTCATTAATACCCTATTTATAG
- the rplT gene encoding 50S ribosomal protein L20 — protein sequence MPRAKRGFKARQRRKKIFKLARGMTQRRKNVYSVAKRSVFKALKYAYIGRKERKRDFRSLWIVRINAACRSYGIPYNRFINGLKVANIALNRKSLADMAVNDPAGFEQVVAKVKAVVTQ from the coding sequence ATGCCAAGGGCAAAACGAGGATTCAAGGCGAGACAAAGAAGAAAGAAGATATTCAAGCTTGCGAGAGGCATGACGCAGCGCAGGAAAAACGTGTACAGCGTCGCGAAAAGAAGCGTCTTCAAGGCCCTCAAATACGCATACATCGGGCGAAAAGAGCGCAAACGGGATTTCAGGTCCCTCTGGATTGTTCGCATCAATGCAGCCTGCCGTTCCTATGGCATACCGTACAACCGCTTCATCAACGGGTTGAAGGTCGCCAACATCGCCCTTAACCGGAAATCACTCGCCGACATGGCCGTCAACGATCCTGCGGGATTTGAGCAAGTCGTGGCGAAGGTCAAGGCAGTGGTCACGCAATAG
- the pheS gene encoding phenylalanine--tRNA ligase subunit alpha — translation MDISGLREKIESEISRIGNIEDLKRVKVSLLGRKGVFADHIDKLKTLDKDQRRDAGKAINEIKSWADLKVSELEKHFEEIEKHKREQASLIDITMPGTTPLFGKKHPITLTLEEIIRIFGSLGFAVAEGPDIEAEYYNFEALNIPSDHPARDMQDTFYIRPGVVLRTHTSPVQIRTMETQLPPVKIIAPGSVYRCDNDISHTPMFHQVEGLMVDKNVRFSDLKGILSIFIHEMFGPDIPLRFRPSYFPFTEPSAEVDIGCVICRGAGCRVCKDTGWLEILGSGMVHPQVFRNVGYDQEEITGFAFGMGVERIAMIRYGIDDIRQFYYNDIRFLSQF, via the coding sequence TTGGACATAAGCGGACTGAGAGAAAAGATCGAAAGTGAAATATCCCGTATTGGGAACATTGAGGATCTCAAGCGGGTCAAGGTGTCGCTTCTCGGCAGGAAGGGGGTCTTTGCCGACCATATCGACAAACTCAAGACCCTCGACAAAGACCAGCGACGCGACGCAGGCAAGGCGATCAACGAGATCAAATCGTGGGCGGACCTGAAGGTCAGCGAACTCGAGAAGCACTTTGAAGAAATAGAGAAGCACAAGAGGGAGCAGGCCTCGCTCATCGATATCACCATGCCGGGCACAACCCCGCTTTTCGGTAAGAAGCATCCCATCACCCTGACGCTGGAAGAGATCATAAGGATCTTCGGCTCCCTCGGTTTCGCGGTTGCGGAAGGCCCCGACATAGAGGCGGAATATTATAATTTCGAGGCCCTCAACATCCCGTCGGACCATCCCGCGAGGGACATGCAGGATACTTTCTATATACGGCCCGGCGTCGTCTTGAGAACCCATACCTCTCCGGTGCAAATACGAACCATGGAGACGCAGCTCCCGCCCGTGAAGATCATCGCGCCGGGGTCGGTCTACCGCTGCGACAACGACATCTCCCACACGCCTATGTTCCACCAGGTCGAAGGGCTGATGGTCGACAAGAATGTGCGTTTCTCGGACCTGAAAGGGATTCTCAGCATATTCATCCACGAGATGTTCGGCCCCGACATCCCCTTAAGGTTCCGTCCCAGCTATTTTCCCTTTACCGAGCCTTCGGCTGAGGTCGACATCGGCTGCGTGATATGCCGCGGTGCGGGCTGCAGGGTCTGCAAGGACACGGGCTGGCTGGAGATTCTCGGTTCCGGAATGGTACATCCCCAGGTCTTCCGTAATGTCGGATATGATCAGGAAGAGATCACCGGTTTTGCCTTCGGCATGGGTGTTGAGCGCATCGCCATGATCAGGTACGGCATCGACGACATTCGTCAGTTTTACTATAACGACATCAGGTTTCTTTCGCAGTTCTGA
- the pheT gene encoding phenylalanine--tRNA ligase subunit beta has product MRVPIEWLNEFVVIDIEPEELAKRLTMRGLEVEGVERLTPRFTGVVAATITRIDDHPNADNLSVCSVNTGTEELIVVCGAPNISVNDRVPLATVGAALDKDLVVGKRKVRGIESLGMLCSEKELGLSDDHGGIFILPDDISPGSILADLPISCDTILDISVPPNRGDCLSVLGIAREVASILRQKAKLPNFELEAGTDSSVEDEIALRIGDTTACPRYVLKLIKGITIAPSPFWMRRRITRCGMRPINNIVDVTNYVMLELGQPLHAFDHERLTESRIEVKVADGPSSFRTLDSVDRPVEAGDILICDGSGPVAIAGIMGGENSEITGTTRNMALESAYFNPFSIRATARRLGIRSEASLRFEKGIDIDNVGYAAERAMYLMHELAGGTVVKGRREIFEKIEPRTIYITYSNTNGLLGTHISRDAITRALRSIDLHIMKENENGFIISVPNFRHDISEAADVIEEISRVHGFEHIPDTSPVAVLKPQMITRKELFVKMLKEYSQGTGFYEIINFSFFSTKDIENFLIREDDERSRYVSIMNPISRDWGVMRTMMTPSVLRCMAYNLNRGTKNLRFFEKGKVFFQEDERIREHTAICFAITGRQKEYSWKEQYTDYDFFDIKGVIEGLMERLGVSFQTAPTTEPFLDRGRSADIMIDGVKAGWAGAIGDDILRLYEIEQTIYCAELRFDIILEKGNLTLQYKPIPRYPQVTRDFSFFVDDRVPIATLVEKIKDISPLIVSVGIFDMFRKEMRSVSIRVVFQSYEDTLTDERVNALQETIIGKLTNIDGISLRA; this is encoded by the coding sequence TTGAGAGTACCCATCGAGTGGCTGAACGAATTCGTTGTCATTGATATAGAACCCGAGGAGCTCGCGAAACGCCTTACCATGCGGGGGCTGGAAGTGGAAGGCGTCGAAAGGCTCACGCCCCGCTTTACCGGGGTCGTGGCGGCAACCATCACCAGGATCGATGACCATCCCAACGCCGATAACCTTTCCGTCTGCTCCGTCAACACGGGCACGGAAGAGCTGATAGTGGTATGCGGCGCACCGAACATTTCCGTTAATGACAGGGTTCCGCTCGCTACCGTAGGCGCCGCTCTGGACAAGGATCTTGTTGTTGGCAAGCGAAAGGTGCGCGGAATCGAATCCCTGGGGATGCTCTGTTCCGAAAAGGAACTGGGCCTTTCCGATGACCATGGCGGCATCTTCATCCTGCCTGATGATATCAGCCCCGGAAGCATCCTTGCCGATCTCCCCATTTCCTGCGACACCATACTGGACATAAGCGTCCCGCCGAACCGCGGCGATTGTCTGAGTGTTCTCGGCATAGCAAGGGAAGTGGCCAGCATATTGCGGCAAAAGGCGAAGCTCCCCAACTTTGAACTCGAGGCGGGCACGGACAGCAGTGTGGAAGACGAGATCGCCCTGCGCATAGGCGACACCACAGCATGTCCCCGCTATGTTCTCAAACTCATTAAGGGAATAACCATCGCACCCTCCCCCTTCTGGATGAGGCGAAGGATCACCCGATGCGGTATGAGGCCCATTAACAACATAGTCGACGTCACCAACTATGTCATGCTCGAACTGGGCCAGCCGCTCCACGCCTTCGACCATGAACGTCTTACCGAGTCGAGGATCGAGGTGAAGGTCGCCGATGGACCATCCTCCTTCCGTACCCTGGACAGCGTCGACCGGCCTGTGGAAGCAGGCGACATACTCATCTGTGACGGATCGGGGCCCGTGGCTATAGCCGGTATTATGGGCGGCGAGAACTCCGAGATCACGGGCACAACACGCAATATGGCCCTCGAGAGCGCCTACTTCAATCCTTTTTCCATCCGGGCAACGGCCAGAAGGCTGGGGATCAGGTCCGAGGCATCCCTCAGGTTTGAAAAGGGTATCGATATCGACAACGTCGGATATGCGGCTGAGAGGGCAATGTACCTCATGCATGAACTGGCGGGCGGCACCGTGGTGAAAGGCCGGCGGGAGATCTTTGAAAAGATCGAGCCTCGGACGATCTATATCACGTACAGCAACACCAACGGTCTCCTGGGAACCCATATCAGCCGGGACGCCATCACGCGGGCGTTGAGGTCCATCGACCTGCACATCATGAAAGAGAATGAGAACGGCTTCATCATATCCGTGCCCAACTTCAGGCACGACATCAGCGAAGCGGCCGATGTCATCGAAGAGATATCACGGGTCCATGGATTCGAGCACATCCCTGACACGAGTCCCGTGGCGGTCCTCAAACCCCAGATGATCACCCGGAAGGAACTCTTTGTGAAGATGCTGAAGGAGTATTCTCAGGGGACGGGTTTCTACGAGATCATCAATTTCTCCTTCTTCTCCACAAAGGACATCGAGAACTTCCTCATCCGCGAGGACGACGAGCGCAGCAGGTACGTATCCATCATGAACCCCATTTCCCGGGATTGGGGGGTCATGAGGACCATGATGACGCCCTCCGTTCTCAGGTGCATGGCCTACAACCTCAACAGGGGCACAAAGAATCTCAGGTTCTTCGAGAAGGGCAAGGTCTTCTTTCAGGAAGACGAGCGGATCCGAGAGCACACCGCCATCTGTTTCGCCATAACGGGCAGGCAGAAGGAGTATTCGTGGAAGGAACAGTACACCGATTATGACTTTTTCGACATCAAAGGCGTAATAGAAGGCTTGATGGAGAGGCTTGGGGTGAGCTTCCAGACCGCTCCAACCACAGAGCCTTTTCTGGATCGCGGCCGCAGCGCCGACATCATGATCGACGGCGTCAAGGCGGGGTGGGCCGGAGCTATCGGAGACGATATTCTCAGGCTCTACGAGATCGAACAAACTATTTATTGCGCTGAGTTACGATTTGATATAATCTTAGAAAAAGGGAACTTGACACTTCAGTACAAGCCGATACCCCGTTATCCACAGGTAACAAGGGATTTTTCGTTCTTCGTGGATGACAGGGTGCCAATAGCTACGCTTGTTGAGAAGATCAAGGACATCTCACCCCTTATCGTTTCCGTGGGGATATTTGATATGTTCCGGAAGGAGATGCGGAGTGTATCGATTCGAGTGGTATTCCAATCATATGAGGATACTCTTACTGATGAACGTGTCAATGCCTTGCAGGAAACAATCATCGGCAAGCTGACCAATATTGACGGAATTTCGTTAAGGGCATAA
- a CDS encoding integration host factor subunit alpha, which translates to MTKIDIVTDLYEKLGFSKRECAHIVDRFFEIIKDTLATDENVKISGFGNFFVRKKKARRGRNPQTGEEIKITERKVLSFRLSQVLKDEINDSRRQE; encoded by the coding sequence ATGACGAAAATTGATATTGTAACCGATCTTTACGAAAAGCTCGGATTCTCTAAACGGGAGTGCGCGCATATCGTGGATCGGTTTTTCGAGATCATAAAAGACACTCTCGCTACAGATGAGAACGTAAAGATTTCGGGTTTCGGCAACTTCTTCGTCAGAAAAAAGAAGGCTCGCCGCGGACGGAACCCGCAGACCGGTGAAGAGATCAAAATAACGGAGCGCAAGGTGCTGAGCTTCAGGCTGAGCCAGGTGCTGAAGGACGAAATCAACGACAGCAGAAGGCAGGAATGA
- a CDS encoding MerR family transcriptional regulator: MNGREIPDRVFYRIKEVCTLTGLKPHVLRYWEQEFKDIKPVKSPTGQRLYKKKDLEIIFTIKKLLHEKRFTIDGAKQYLANHKRVLNEIREELTELVAMLKQEEKERK; the protein is encoded by the coding sequence ATGAACGGAAGAGAAATACCCGACAGGGTCTTTTACCGTATCAAGGAAGTCTGCACATTAACAGGGCTGAAGCCTCACGTCCTTCGCTACTGGGAACAGGAATTCAAGGACATCAAGCCCGTCAAGAGTCCTACCGGACAGAGGCTATACAAAAAGAAAGATCTCGAGATCATCTTCACCATTAAGAAACTGCTTCACGAGAAAAGATTTACCATCGACGGTGCAAAACAATATCTCGCAAATCACAAACGTGTACTGAATGAAATTCGGGAAGAACTTACTGAGCTTGTGGCAATGCTAAAACAAGAGGAGAAAGAAAGGAAATGA